The nucleotide sequence AAAGCCGTCTCTTTAAAACCACTTCACTCGATTCACTAGCTTGCACCGGCGGCGGAGCGTAGTGGTGGCCAACCTAGGCACCGCCCCCTTCCTCCACACTAGTCTCGATCACTGCATCTCTGGTCACTAGTTATCATCTAGCTAGTGCTGCTGCGAAacaatagaaaacaaaaaacatgAGTACAAGGCATGTGTTGAAGAAAAAAAATACGATGGTTTGTAAGCTTTTACGTCTAGACTATGAAGGTGTTTGAGGATCACAAGCAAATGGGCTATAACTAAACTATGCTAAGCTAACAACACGATGTACGCAACAGTTTAACAGAGCTGTATTGAGCCAAGCAAGTAAAGACAACTGGGAATGTTGGTGTCAGGCGTAAGCATGCCGTCGTGGAGGTGGAGCGTCTTGCCTCGTTGCTGACTTGCCTAGGCATCATCAGTATAAATTGGGCCCCTTACTTTTGTGTCATACTCCGCCACTGCTAGCTTGATCTTTTTTCTTCCTGGGGCACGATAGCCCTAACAAATTTCTCACAGCACTCCATGAGCTAGGGTTGAGCTCACTTAAACCACAGAAATACAACAAAGGGGAGGATGTGGAGAGCTCTAATGGCTTTCTGACTGTTAGAGGATGCAAAAAAACACTAGTAGCAAGCCAAGGCAAGAGAGGATGGGTACAAATACCTATTCTCCATAAACTAGCCGTTAGAAAAAGGATGTTAAAACCAACATTGCCTTTTTCCTCTAACTAGCAAGTTGAGATTTGAAATTGTGGAACTTTGTATGAAGTAAGTCTTTGTCATCAACTACCTCAATATATGGACCCACCAAGGATGGAGATCATAAGTAGTTAAATCCTCATTAGAATCCTTGTTGGACAAACCGGCCTAAACGATTTCCTCTGAGCCAGCACACTCACAAAATACATGTTAGTGTTTCTGTTGGCTTTTTGCCAAGTTTTCCTTGAGAACTTTAGACCTTGTATTTTGACCAATGTTGCACCCCTCTTAAGTAACACATACCTATGCTCAATCAAAGATATACAATAATTCGCATCTTGAGCTTCTATATGTCCAATTAATGCCACCATTTAGTCAATCTCAACCTGAGGGCTTTCAACATCGCATGCAAGTGAGCAAATCTCCCTTGAACTAATGACTTCCACACCATGTGATCAAGACTTCACTTTTCATCCGTATAAGTCACCACAACATATGATTCAACAATTTCTTGCTAACATTGCATGGCTCATCATGGCTTGATTAGTTCCTCGGAGTTAACACATGTACTTGCTTCTGCACCTAGCCTTTCCTTGGTCCTCAAGCCATTATTTGACCTTTACCTTTGCTTTGTACCTTAAAGACATAGCCTTGATTTAATCATTTACCCTATTTTGTATCATCAACAGCATTCAACTTGAAATCCATTTTTCCTGTATCCAGTTTATGCAAATCATCAATAACAATGATTATGCATAAGCTGCAATCTTCATTCATTTGCTAGGTGATATAATCTTAATTATCCAACCATCTTGTAAATGAGCTTCCAACTAATGAGGCCAGGGATATACATATGGTGTCTCTTCTCTCTTTTCAACTCTATACAGTGGTAGAAGACGGATATAAATTGAGGTGTGGCACAACTATACCAATAAAGCTCCATGGTTCGATTTATAGTAAAGACATAGGAAAAAAAACACTAGAAAAAACTAAGATATAAAAGACGAGAAGATGATGCAAAAAAAAAACCAAGGTATGGCGGAGGTCCTACCTAGCCATATTGAGTCCTCTGACACTAACTCTATACTTGTCATTTGATTATTTATAACACATCTTGTTAGGACTaatcatttgaccaaatttgaaaccCAAATGCCACCAGAGACTGAATTTACATAAGTTACCAACAGCAATTGTAGGCAATGAGTTGATATAAGTGCTTGATTTCAAATCGTCGGATGGTTATGTAATTTATGATCACCACTACCTTCAAGTGACTTAGATGACCATTAAGTTGTAGGCAACATCTGACTAAAATTAataaagaaagaataaagaaggCTAAGTGGTAGTTGCTTATATATATCTAACTATCTAAGGTTAAGAGTTGTGGGTTATGATTGACCATAAGTTGCTTGATTTATATTTCACTGTAGACTCTGAAGTGATTTGATTTATCAGCAGTTGACGAAAAGTGCTTCTGATGGTTAAGTGGCAGAACACACTAGTAGAAATGTGTGGAAAATTATCTAATAAAATCTGCATGAATGGGCTCAGCTCAACATATTTATTGTACTCTCCATGGAGATCCAGATATACGTCTCAGTTTACTGGTGAATAAGTATTCAAGAATTGATGTCTTTTCTACCATTATTCgttatgaaatagtgtttttaaGCTGGTCTACGTTCTGGTTTTGATCATGGTGTTTTATCATTATAGACCAATATCATTCAACCACCTCTTACATCACCAGAGAAAGAAGTAACTGACCGCATGCTCTATTTTGGTTTAGATGCACAACAGGAAAGCATACAACCGAAAAACCAATCACAAAAGCTGTTTCAACTAATAAGCCTATAAAGGCAACACCAATCCAGACTTCTAAGCAGGGTGTGGGAGTTGATGCGTGTGCAAGGTGTCGTCAAGGTTTCTTTTGCTCTGATCACGGTGAGTTTGTGTTAACAGTAATCTTGTTTTTGTTAAACTGATTGATTCCTATTTGCAAGTGCTAGCAGTTTAGCACCCTGCACATATTTTTGGCCATACCATATGGTCCTTTACAGTAATAATTTGGTAAAGAGCATTATTAGCTACCTATTAAAAAAATTGTTAAGTGGAGCTTGTGTTGCTATGTTTTCAGGATCACAGCCCAAGCCACAAAAACCAGCTGCTACCGATGATACAAACAAGGAACCTGTTGAGAAATCCCCAGTCCCACCGCCCAAGAAAAGGATCGTTATAAATGAACCGAGGATATGTAAAAATAAAGGATGTGGTAAATCCTATAAGGAGAAGGATAACCATGATTCTGCATGTGACTACCATCCAGGTCCTGCCGTTTTCCATGACAGTATGAGAGGGGTATGTATCTGTTCAAAGTTATATATGTTGATTTCTGGCTCTGTAAATAACTATTCTAGCCATCCCTAAACCCTATGTCTGTTCTTGCAGTGGAAATGCTGTGATGTTCATGTCAAGGAGTTTGATGAGTTTATGGAGATACCTCCATGCACAAAGGGTTGGCATAATGCTGATGCGGTGTGAATTCACACCATGCTTAAGCTATTTTCGTGTTGTATCTCGTACCATGTAAACACCATCGTGCTTTGATTTATTGAGAATTTCATTTGAAAGTTTGAGAAAACTTTGAGGTTTAAGCTTTGCGCATGGTGGTTGCCTAGAAATCTTACGTGATTCTCCTTGTACTCTGGACCATAACTTGAAACAACATTTGGCGTCTGAGTTTAAATTGGATTTTTACCTGTTTGATTGAAGCTGAAGTTTTTTCATATTTAATCGTGTCAAAGCCAGAGAGGTTAGCGCATGTTGCGGAGCAGTAGAGGTGCTGTGTAGTGTGTTTCTTGTGTGTGTTCcattatcaccaatttaccatggCTGCTGGTGAAGCCCTGTTCGTGTACTGGCTTGCTCGGTTTGAGCAGGCAGAGCCTGGACCATGCAATAGTTTGTTATGCTGCTCGCCTGGACCAGAAAGTTGTTGCCGATCTTCTGCTGGCACGGTTACATTTGTAATGAAACGTAGCTGCGCTCTTTACTTTGTGGAACACACAATCTCTTGCATTATTGGCTGCTGTTTTCGCGTGCATACACTTGGTATTATGATGGATACCTGAAGATTACTTGGAACCGGACATGGGGATCAAATATAGGTAGTACGTACTAGTAATGGACACGGCAGCGTTCACGTTCAAGGGATGCCGATGATCGGgaggaaagggaagaagaagatgagaggcAGTCCTCCAAAACTGAAGGGCGGGCTGTTGCCTCCCGCGAACGGCGGAGGCCACACCGGCGTCTGCACCGCCGGGGGCGCCGGCCTCAGCTTCGGCTCCGGCGGGGCGTTCCCCTG is from Miscanthus floridulus cultivar M001 chromosome 7, ASM1932011v1, whole genome shotgun sequence and encodes:
- the LOC136467108 gene encoding cysteine and histidine-rich domain-containing protein RAR1-like, with translation MSTATEAAKSGTAAPVRCQRIGCDAVFTDDDNPEGSCQYHPSPMFHDGMKEWSCCKQRSHDFSLFLQIPGCTTGKHTTEKPITKAVSTNKPIKATPIQTSKQGVGVDACARCRQGFFCSDHGSQPKPQKPAATDDTNKEPVEKSPVPPPKKRIVINEPRICKNKGCGKSYKEKDNHDSACDYHPGPAVFHDSMRGWKCCDVHVKEFDEFMEIPPCTKGWHNADAV